A window from Candidatus Binataceae bacterium encodes these proteins:
- a CDS encoding phytanoyl-CoA dioxygenase family protein, translating into MAKLPLAEVPIVDYGADQAAMERYRRDGEQRAMRLGNRGTLRFDCDGKLDGEIAAAYSRCGFYIFEGLLGADELADIERDVVDMLERAPATKGAPLDRQGRPALSADCKAPNISWVKPLSDPLGGTSFANGRHPVKMTEPTPPREAPEYVMQLVLGSLQFSEACLRLYGHPQLLAVAAAVNGEDFTPFNEAVWIKQPGLGGSVAWHQDGWTHWDSATLDEGTHGFNFMAQLYGCNAVNGLWVVPGSHRHGKVDIKAMVAAAGSDRLPEAVPMICGPGDVAICNRQALHGSFANTCEEPRVTINFGFHRRKSVLGVVSGGVHNPVAVYDDQRIRERSRLIMYAIDARHQRFPNERPYQYQPFAGHEDEHRWTPQLKGRLKDYNLLDLGI; encoded by the coding sequence ATGGCAAAGCTGCCTCTCGCCGAAGTCCCGATTGTCGATTACGGAGCCGACCAGGCCGCGATGGAGCGGTATCGCCGCGACGGCGAGCAACGCGCGATGCGGCTCGGCAATCGCGGAACGCTACGCTTCGATTGCGATGGCAAGCTCGATGGCGAGATCGCCGCGGCATACTCGCGCTGCGGCTTCTACATCTTCGAAGGGTTGCTTGGCGCCGACGAGCTTGCCGATATCGAACGCGATGTCGTGGACATGCTGGAGCGCGCGCCCGCCACGAAGGGCGCGCCGCTCGATCGCCAGGGCCGGCCGGCGCTGAGCGCGGATTGCAAGGCGCCAAATATCAGTTGGGTGAAACCGCTTTCCGATCCGCTGGGCGGTACCTCGTTCGCCAACGGACGCCATCCCGTGAAGATGACCGAGCCGACGCCGCCCCGCGAAGCGCCCGAGTACGTGATGCAACTCGTGCTGGGCTCGCTGCAATTTTCCGAGGCGTGCCTGAGACTCTATGGACATCCGCAGTTGCTCGCGGTCGCGGCCGCCGTCAACGGCGAGGACTTTACGCCTTTCAACGAGGCGGTATGGATCAAGCAGCCCGGCCTCGGCGGCTCAGTTGCCTGGCATCAGGACGGATGGACGCACTGGGACAGCGCGACTCTGGACGAGGGCACGCACGGTTTCAACTTCATGGCGCAGCTCTATGGGTGCAACGCGGTTAACGGGCTGTGGGTTGTGCCCGGCTCGCATCGCCACGGCAAGGTCGATATCAAGGCGATGGTCGCGGCGGCCGGATCGGATCGACTACCCGAAGCGGTCCCGATGATTTGCGGCCCTGGCGACGTTGCTATCTGCAATCGGCAGGCCCTGCATGGCTCATTCGCGAACACCTGCGAGGAACCGCGCGTCACAATCAACTTCGGCTTCCACCGCCGGAAATCAGTGCTCGGAGTAGTCAGTGGCGGAGTGCATAATCCTGTCGCGGTTTATGACGATCAGCGAATTCGCGAACGCTCGCGATTGATCATGTATGCGATCGACGCGCGCCATCAGCGATTTCCCAATGAGAGGCCATACCAATATCAGCCCTTCGCCGGTCACGAAGATGAACACCGATGGACACCGCAATTGAAAGGCCGCCTCAAGGATTATAACCTGCTTGACCTTGGAATTTAG
- a CDS encoding EthD family reductase, whose protein sequence is MIHVHYFITRKQAVGDVEFHRYWRETHGPIVTRIKQLRMYVQSHRIVYAGSNSSYDGEAEVMVDSLAALAELRANPDYLNGALADERNFIDLKRVEWMATQDHAIVDGPTGGSLVKGVYQLKKLDGMSLDEFRQYWIEVHGTLGSKLPGLRRYVQSHLVDDAYLYARPHFDGVAQLWFDSADAMRAAFDSPAGKALAADGPKFTDMSALRVFVAQEHVVIPPK, encoded by the coding sequence ATGATACACGTTCACTACTTCATCACGCGCAAGCAAGCGGTGGGCGATGTTGAATTCCATCGCTACTGGCGCGAGACGCACGGCCCGATTGTCACGCGCATCAAGCAGCTCCGGATGTACGTGCAAAGCCATCGAATCGTCTATGCCGGATCGAACTCGTCATACGACGGCGAAGCAGAAGTGATGGTCGATTCGCTCGCGGCCCTGGCCGAGCTGCGGGCGAATCCTGACTACCTCAATGGCGCCCTGGCCGACGAGCGCAACTTCATCGATCTGAAGCGCGTCGAATGGATGGCGACGCAGGACCATGCGATCGTGGACGGCCCGACCGGCGGCTCGCTCGTGAAAGGGGTTTATCAACTCAAGAAGCTTGACGGGATGTCGCTGGACGAATTCCGCCAATACTGGATTGAGGTTCACGGCACACTGGGCAGCAAGCTGCCCGGCCTGCGACGCTACGTTCAGTCGCATCTGGTTGACGATGCGTATCTCTACGCGCGGCCGCACTTCGACGGTGTGGCGCAGTTATGGTTCGACAGCGCCGATGCGATGCGCGCGGCGTTCGATTCGCCGGCCGGCAAGGCGCTCGCGGCCGACGGTCCAAAATTCACCGACATGTCTGCGCTGCGAGTTTTCGTCGCGCAGGAGCATGTCGTAATTCCGCCGAAATAG
- a CDS encoding MarR family transcriptional regulator gives MPARIFTALLATDSGRLTAAELAARLRVSPAAISGAVRYLVQVNLLSREAEPGSRREHYRVHSEVWYEAMAHKDAVLDRCERSLREGLDAVGPESAAGQRIAETLAFFEFVQAELPQILARWRKDKARLIARSSRNGGHLDGGVRSR, from the coding sequence ATGCCCGCGCGGATCTTTACCGCGCTGCTCGCAACCGACTCCGGACGCCTGACAGCAGCGGAACTCGCCGCTCGTCTTCGCGTGAGTCCCGCCGCGATTTCTGGCGCAGTCCGCTATCTGGTGCAGGTGAACCTGCTTAGCCGCGAGGCAGAGCCGGGTTCGCGGCGTGAGCATTATCGCGTCCATAGCGAGGTCTGGTACGAGGCGATGGCCCACAAGGACGCGGTGCTCGACCGATGCGAGCGGAGCTTGCGTGAGGGCCTCGACGCTGTCGGACCGGAGAGCGCGGCGGGCCAACGAATCGCCGAGACGCTCGCGTTCTTCGAGTTTGTGCAGGCGGAATTGCCGCAGATCCTCGCGCGATGGCGCAAGGATAAGGCGCGCCTGATCGCGCGATCGTCGCGCAATGGTGGGCACCTCGACGGCGGTGTGCGCTCACGCTGA
- a CDS encoding plastocyanin/azurin family copper-binding protein, whose protein sequence is MIRRQTTISNTVKRVAAATAAIAVIVGAGTVRAGQKPSVIIKMVDMPASFEPPDVTIKVGDTVEWKNAGNSVHHATSDPSEAMKPGDASTPSGAKAFDSGFLHPGDTYSHTFTEPGIYNYVCAPHETSGMKGKIVVVPKDQAAR, encoded by the coding sequence ATGATCCGCAGGCAGACAACAATATCGAATACAGTCAAGCGGGTCGCGGCAGCGACGGCTGCTATCGCTGTGATCGTCGGGGCCGGCACGGTCCGCGCCGGACAAAAACCGTCCGTTATTATTAAAATGGTGGATATGCCGGCCAGTTTCGAGCCACCGGACGTCACGATCAAGGTCGGCGACACGGTCGAGTGGAAAAACGCCGGTAACTCAGTACATCACGCGACCAGCGATCCTTCCGAAGCTATGAAACCTGGCGATGCGAGCACGCCGAGCGGAGCCAAGGCGTTCGACTCCGGTTTCCTGCATCCGGGCGATACCTACTCACATACTTTCACCGAGCCGGGGATCTACAACTATGTATGCGCGCCCCACGAGACCTCGGGCATGAAGGGCAAGATCGTGGTAGTTCCCAAGGACCAGGCCGCGCGCTGA
- a CDS encoding methyl-accepting chemotaxis protein has protein sequence MKIVGLKDVTVKKKLLLLSGIFLAGLFIFAGLSYVTVNDVKIGGAAYEHVALQQRILDEYTPPDELLLEARLSVVLIALDVQDKSLDNLSADVARFKKAKASFEAGHDYWATHSPSGPEGELIAKSYSAAKNYLDLADSQYIPLVQAGKLTDAANVRKQLVAAFAEHETASKELGELAEAQVQSLEKQAASMVASRSFMLIVVALAVIGLVGVLSVVVSTGIANPLIATMKVLHQIAGGDLTPRLEIDGKDEVAQMGDALNRMADELTTTMSEINSEVQVLSSASSELSATSQQLKTSSDSTTSQANAVSAAAEQVSQNVQTVATATEEMTSSIKEIAKNASQAAEVASSAAQLAQSTNATMTMLRESSGEIGKVIKVITAIAEQTNLLALNATIEAARAGEAGKGFAVVANEVKELAKETAKATEDISTKVEKIQLDANSAVAAIDEITAVIARINDIQNTIASAVEEQTAATNEIARNIAETSKGSVEISSNITGVAQTASDTQASASGAQQAADELLRLATALSGVVEHFKIDDGSSHSKARTNRRSRTVGEAAA, from the coding sequence GTGAAAATAGTCGGGCTAAAGGACGTAACGGTTAAGAAGAAACTATTGCTGCTGTCGGGGATATTCCTTGCTGGTCTCTTCATCTTCGCGGGACTTAGCTACGTCACGGTAAACGACGTGAAGATCGGGGGAGCGGCATATGAGCACGTCGCGCTACAGCAGAGAATACTGGACGAATATACGCCTCCTGATGAATTACTTCTCGAAGCGCGCCTTTCGGTCGTACTGATCGCACTCGATGTGCAGGACAAGAGTCTGGATAATCTAAGCGCGGACGTCGCCAGATTCAAAAAAGCGAAGGCCTCGTTCGAGGCTGGGCATGATTATTGGGCGACGCACTCGCCATCCGGTCCCGAGGGAGAGTTGATTGCCAAGTCCTATTCGGCGGCCAAGAATTATCTCGATCTGGCCGATTCCCAGTACATTCCGCTTGTTCAAGCCGGCAAGTTAACGGACGCGGCAAACGTTCGTAAGCAGTTGGTCGCAGCTTTCGCCGAACACGAAACGGCCAGCAAGGAACTTGGTGAGTTAGCCGAGGCCCAGGTCCAATCTCTCGAAAAACAGGCTGCGTCAATGGTGGCGTCGCGATCATTCATGCTGATCGTGGTGGCGCTCGCGGTGATCGGATTGGTTGGCGTTCTCAGCGTGGTCGTTTCGACTGGAATCGCAAATCCGTTGATCGCGACGATGAAGGTGCTGCATCAGATCGCCGGTGGAGACCTGACGCCCAGGCTCGAGATCGACGGCAAGGATGAAGTCGCGCAGATGGGCGATGCGCTCAACCGCATGGCCGATGAGCTGACGACTACCATGTCGGAAATCAACTCCGAGGTGCAGGTCTTGTCGAGCGCTTCGTCGGAGCTCTCGGCGACGAGTCAGCAACTCAAGACCAGTTCCGACTCCACCACGTCGCAGGCCAATGCGGTCTCCGCCGCCGCCGAGCAAGTTAGTCAGAACGTCCAGACAGTAGCTACTGCGACCGAGGAAATGACCTCATCGATCAAGGAGATCGCCAAGAATGCGTCGCAGGCTGCCGAAGTAGCAAGTTCTGCCGCGCAACTCGCGCAAAGTACCAACGCGACCATGACAATGCTGCGGGAGTCGAGCGGCGAGATCGGCAAAGTTATCAAGGTAATTACCGCGATCGCCGAGCAGACGAACCTGCTTGCGCTGAATGCGACGATCGAAGCGGCCCGCGCGGGCGAGGCTGGCAAGGGGTTCGCCGTTGTCGCCAACGAAGTGAAAGAACTCGCCAAGGAGACGGCAAAGGCGACCGAAGACATCAGCACCAAGGTCGAAAAGATCCAGCTCGATGCGAACAGTGCGGTAGCCGCGATTGACGAAATCACCGCCGTCATTGCGCGCATCAATGATATTCAAAATACAATCGCCAGTGCGGTCGAAGAGCAGACGGCTGCGACCAACGAGATCGCCCGCAACATCGCGGAGACTTCCAAGGGCAGCGTCGAGATCTCCAGCAACATCACCGGCGTTGCGCAGACTGCCAGCGATACTCAAGCTTCGGCGAGCGGCGCGCAGCAGGCGGCGGATGAACTGTTGCGCCTCGCGACGGCGCTCAGCGGCGTGGTTGAGCACTTCAAGATCGACGACGGCTCGTCGCATTCAAAAGCCCGCACGAACCGGCGATCCCGGACGGTTGGAGAAGCTGCCGCATAA
- a CDS encoding class I SAM-dependent methyltransferase, producing the protein MYTKSAKFYDAIYSFKNYAAEAEILRKAVNLNLRTGGRRLLDVACGTGSHLAILRGDFDVEGLDNSEDQIEVARAKLAGVPLHRGDMIDFDLGRTFDVVTCLFSSIGYMKTVERMTLTIANLARHVRSGGLLIVEPWLQPGSFKPGHLDGRFVDTPDLKIARMIIHRVKDNLSIFDEQYMVGTREGIEFISQHHELGLFTRIQYLNAFADAGMRATWDEQGLIGRGLIVGIKVGSEEDGPRRDH; encoded by the coding sequence GTGTACACGAAATCGGCGAAGTTCTACGACGCGATCTACTCGTTCAAGAACTACGCGGCTGAGGCGGAGATTCTGCGCAAGGCAGTTAACCTCAACCTGCGGACGGGAGGGCGGCGGCTGCTCGACGTGGCATGCGGCACCGGCAGCCACCTTGCAATTCTGCGCGGCGATTTCGACGTCGAAGGACTCGACAACAGCGAGGATCAGATCGAGGTAGCGCGCGCCAAGCTCGCCGGGGTTCCGTTACATCGCGGCGACATGATCGACTTCGATCTCGGCCGCACTTTCGATGTGGTCACCTGCCTGTTCAGCTCGATTGGGTACATGAAGACGGTTGAGCGAATGACTCTCACGATCGCAAATCTCGCGCGCCACGTCCGCAGCGGCGGTCTGCTGATCGTTGAGCCGTGGCTTCAGCCCGGCAGCTTCAAACCGGGACACCTGGATGGGCGATTTGTCGATACGCCCGATCTCAAGATCGCGCGGATGATCATTCATCGCGTGAAGGACAACCTTTCGATTTTCGACGAGCAATACATGGTCGGAACTCGCGAAGGCATCGAGTTCATCAGCCAGCATCATGAGCTCGGACTCTTCACGCGCATTCAGTACCTCAACGCTTTCGCGGACGCGGGGATGCGCGCGACTTGGGACGAACAGGGACTGATCGGTCGAGGCCTCATCGTCGGCATCAAGGTCGGCAGCGAAGAAGATGGCCCGCGACGCGATCATTGA
- a CDS encoding LLM class flavin-dependent oxidoreductase: protein MKFGVLQFFSWPDRRSTLATVYERALERIEIMDRSGYDAVWITEHHFNDYSVCPSIPVMGAYAAARTKRLHIATGVTLAAFYHPLRLAEEIALLDILSGGRVYWGAGRGFDPKEFRTFGMTPEESYPRFQEAVDIVMRAWRNQRITYKGKYYSFDNIEVLPKPLQQPHPPMWVAAYSPPAIEWAASQGYSIMLDPHSPTSVIGEKMQAWRKLLVEHGHSSEGRVLPTVRLVAIAATDAKAAEIAREGSKWLLRTYVNPTGERGDSDAMANRYVDSMVIHGTAERVADQIARLNEEIGLDYMITAPLSHETFLTFTDKVLPKLATSEPAITVAQ from the coding sequence ATGAAATTCGGCGTGCTGCAATTCTTCAGTTGGCCTGATCGGCGCTCGACGCTGGCGACCGTGTATGAACGCGCGCTCGAGCGGATCGAGATCATGGATCGCAGCGGCTACGACGCGGTCTGGATCACCGAGCATCACTTCAATGATTACAGCGTCTGCCCATCGATTCCCGTGATGGGTGCGTATGCGGCGGCGCGCACGAAGCGGCTGCATATCGCGACCGGAGTGACGCTGGCGGCGTTCTATCATCCGCTGCGGCTCGCCGAGGAAATCGCGCTGCTCGATATACTTTCAGGCGGACGCGTATATTGGGGCGCCGGACGCGGATTCGATCCCAAAGAGTTCAGGACCTTCGGCATGACGCCGGAGGAAAGCTATCCGCGCTTCCAGGAAGCGGTCGATATAGTGATGCGCGCGTGGCGCAACCAGCGCATCACGTACAAGGGAAAGTACTATTCGTTCGACAATATCGAGGTGCTGCCGAAGCCGCTGCAGCAGCCGCATCCTCCGATGTGGGTCGCGGCTTATTCGCCGCCTGCGATCGAGTGGGCCGCATCGCAAGGCTATTCGATAATGCTCGATCCGCATTCGCCGACGTCGGTTATCGGCGAAAAGATGCAGGCCTGGCGCAAGCTGCTCGTCGAGCATGGTCACAGCTCGGAGGGCCGGGTGCTTCCGACGGTGCGCCTGGTCGCCATCGCCGCGACCGATGCGAAGGCGGCAGAGATCGCGCGCGAGGGATCGAAGTGGCTGTTGCGCACCTACGTCAATCCGACCGGCGAGCGCGGCGACAGCGATGCGATGGCCAACCGCTACGTCGATTCGATGGTAATCCACGGCACGGCGGAGCGCGTCGCCGATCAGATCGCGCGGCTCAACGAAGAGATCGGCCTCGACTACATGATCACAGCTCCGCTCAGCCACGAAACCTTTCTGACTTTCACGGACAAGGTGCTGCCGAAGCTGGCGACCTCAGAGCCGGCAATTACAGTCGCTCAATGA
- a CDS encoding NIPSNAP family protein, giving the protein MVYELRVYHCVPGRLPAIIKRFNDITCRLFEKHGIKQVGFWTVAIGESNADLVYMLQWESLADRDKRFAAFGADPEWIEARAKSELDGPIVASITNSILTPTSFSALK; this is encoded by the coding sequence ATGGTTTACGAGCTTCGCGTCTATCACTGCGTGCCGGGACGCCTGCCCGCGATCATCAAACGCTTTAATGACATCACGTGCCGACTGTTCGAGAAGCACGGAATCAAGCAGGTCGGCTTCTGGACGGTCGCGATCGGCGAGTCGAACGCAGACCTCGTTTACATGCTGCAGTGGGAATCGCTGGCCGATCGCGACAAGCGGTTCGCCGCCTTCGGCGCGGATCCCGAATGGATCGAGGCGCGCGCCAAAAGCGAGCTGGATGGGCCTATCGTGGCCTCCATCACCAACAGCATCCTGACGCCGACGTCGTTCTCGGCGCTGAAGTAG
- a CDS encoding NAD(P)/FAD-dependent oxidoreductase → MSDAQNISSAGNGNSGMDFDPDKLREKYRAERDRRVRPDGNEQYVEVKGDFSRYIDDPYVQPGYTRLPLKDSVEVLVIGGGFGGLLAAARLREAGVNDIRIIEKGGDFGGTWYWNRYPGAQCDIEAYIYLPLLEETGYLPKEKYSFAPEILAHARRIGEKFDLYKNACFQTTIKDITWNEEECRWIVRTDRGDEMRARFVVMSSGPLNRPKLPGIAGIESYKGHTFHTSRWDYNYTGGDTTGNLNKLGDKKIAVIGTGATAIQCVPHLGRHAKHLYVFQRTPSSVDERGNRPTDPEWAKSLQPGWQRRRMDNFNILVTGGFQEEDLVKDGWTDIIRNLAAILPRTGPANTSPEEIGKMMELADFKKMNSIRARVDSIVKDKKTADALKPWYRQFCKRPTFNDEYLPTFNRPNVTLVDTQGRGVDRITEKGLVFDGVEYEVDCIIFATGFEVGTAYTRRAGFEIFGRGGKSLTDHWSDGMRTLHGFYSSGFPNVFHMGLTQNALTANFPHMLEEQARHIADVILHAKSNEARCIEPTTEAEAEWCETIKQKAVNNLGFLQECTPGYYNNEGKPGATKGFVSEQYGGGPVEFYNMVREWRANGEMKGLIFS, encoded by the coding sequence ATGAGTGATGCTCAGAACATTTCCTCTGCCGGTAACGGCAATTCGGGTATGGATTTCGATCCCGATAAGCTGCGCGAGAAGTATCGCGCCGAGCGCGACCGCCGCGTACGTCCCGACGGCAACGAGCAATATGTCGAGGTGAAGGGCGACTTCAGCCGTTACATCGACGATCCCTACGTCCAGCCCGGCTACACGCGCCTGCCGCTCAAGGACAGTGTTGAGGTTCTGGTTATCGGCGGCGGCTTCGGCGGACTGCTCGCCGCGGCGCGTCTGCGCGAGGCTGGAGTGAACGACATCCGCATCATCGAGAAGGGCGGCGACTTCGGCGGCACCTGGTACTGGAATCGCTATCCCGGCGCGCAGTGCGACATCGAGGCATACATCTACCTGCCGCTGCTCGAGGAGACGGGCTACCTGCCGAAAGAGAAATACTCCTTCGCGCCCGAGATCCTCGCTCACGCGCGGCGTATCGGCGAGAAGTTCGACCTCTACAAGAACGCGTGCTTCCAGACCACGATCAAAGACATCACCTGGAACGAGGAAGAGTGTCGCTGGATCGTGCGCACCGATCGCGGCGACGAGATGCGCGCGCGCTTCGTAGTCATGTCGAGTGGTCCGCTCAACCGGCCCAAGCTCCCCGGCATCGCGGGAATCGAGAGTTACAAAGGCCACACCTTCCACACGAGCCGTTGGGACTACAACTACACCGGCGGCGACACGACCGGGAATCTCAACAAGCTCGGCGACAAGAAGATCGCCGTGATCGGCACCGGCGCGACTGCGATCCAGTGCGTGCCGCATCTCGGCCGCCACGCGAAGCATCTCTACGTCTTCCAGCGAACGCCGTCGTCGGTCGATGAGCGCGGCAACCGCCCGACCGATCCTGAATGGGCGAAGTCGCTACAGCCCGGGTGGCAGCGCCGCCGCATGGATAACTTCAACATCCTGGTGACGGGCGGTTTCCAGGAAGAAGACCTCGTGAAGGATGGATGGACCGACATCATCCGCAACCTGGCCGCGATCCTGCCGCGTACCGGCCCCGCCAACACCTCGCCCGAAGAAATCGGCAAGATGATGGAGCTCGCGGATTTCAAGAAGATGAATTCGATCCGCGCGCGCGTCGATAGCATCGTCAAAGATAAGAAGACGGCCGATGCGCTGAAGCCCTGGTATCGGCAGTTCTGCAAGCGCCCGACCTTCAACGACGAATATCTGCCCACGTTCAATCGGCCCAACGTGACGCTGGTCGATACGCAGGGACGCGGCGTCGATCGCATCACTGAAAAGGGCCTCGTGTTCGACGGCGTCGAGTATGAAGTCGATTGCATCATCTTCGCCACGGGATTCGAGGTCGGCACGGCCTACACGCGGCGCGCGGGCTTCGAGATTTTCGGGCGCGGCGGCAAGTCGCTCACCGATCACTGGTCGGACGGGATGAGGACTCTGCACGGCTTCTACAGCTCCGGCTTCCCCAACGTCTTCCACATGGGCCTTACGCAGAACGCGCTCACGGCGAACTTCCCGCACATGCTCGAGGAGCAGGCGCGGCATATCGCGGATGTGATCCTGCACGCGAAGTCCAACGAAGCGCGATGCATCGAGCCGACGACCGAGGCCGAAGCAGAGTGGTGCGAGACCATCAAGCAGAAGGCCGTCAACAATCTCGGCTTCCTGCAGGAATGCACTCCTGGCTATTACAACAACGAAGGCAAGCCGGGCGCGACCAAGGGCTTCGTCAGTGAGCAATACGGCGGCGGCCCGGTCGAGTTTTACAACATGGTGCGCGAGTGGCGCGCCAACGGCGAGATGAAGGGCCTGATCTTTTCCTGA
- a CDS encoding acyl-ACP desaturase: MAHDSISNLVMATDDRRAEISAVADEEPRFDLQKYLKQSGSTRPETFDWSDPGPRLDDEALFCLGYMMDVEVHTIIYLRELLSTTVIEDPSITAFLSCWNYEEFLHGEVLKKFLSTQGIQVNDARFTALRRVPAADRFVQVGARLLSRMTRHFPAVHMTWGALNELVAVHSYRALAERAQHPLLTTILTRIVKDERRHFSFYFNQARARLRPRAAQRLTVAIIKAFWTPVGQPIHGEPATRRLEDYLYADPEEGRRRREEIDATISRLPGFGWFDMARKY, from the coding sequence GTGGCACACGATTCGATCAGCAACCTCGTCATGGCGACCGATGACCGTCGAGCGGAAATCTCCGCGGTTGCCGATGAGGAGCCGAGGTTTGATCTTCAGAAGTATCTGAAGCAGAGCGGAAGCACGCGTCCCGAGACCTTCGACTGGAGCGACCCGGGGCCGCGGCTCGACGACGAAGCGCTCTTCTGCCTCGGCTACATGATGGATGTCGAGGTTCACACCATCATCTACCTGCGCGAGCTGCTCTCGACGACGGTGATCGAAGACCCTTCGATTACGGCCTTCTTGTCATGCTGGAACTACGAAGAGTTTCTTCATGGCGAAGTGCTGAAGAAGTTTCTTTCGACGCAGGGGATACAGGTCAATGATGCGAGGTTCACGGCGCTGCGGCGCGTCCCGGCCGCCGACCGCTTCGTGCAGGTCGGAGCCCGCCTGCTGTCGCGGATGACGCGTCATTTTCCTGCGGTGCATATGACCTGGGGCGCCCTTAACGAGCTGGTCGCCGTCCACTCCTACCGCGCGCTGGCCGAACGCGCACAGCATCCGCTGCTGACGACGATCCTGACGCGCATCGTTAAGGACGAGCGCCGGCATTTTTCGTTTTACTTCAATCAAGCGCGCGCACGCCTTCGTCCGCGCGCCGCGCAACGCCTGACGGTGGCTATCATCAAGGCGTTCTGGACGCCGGTCGGCCAGCCGATCCATGGCGAGCCTGCTACGCGGCGGCTGGAAGATTATCTTTACGCCGACCCCGAGGAAGGGCGCCGTCGCAGGGAAGAAATCGACGCGACGATCTCGCGTCTGCCAGGATTCGGATGGTTCGACATGGCGAGGAAGTATTGA
- a CDS encoding Hsp20/alpha crystallin family protein yields MALLEKWNPSREIERFRREFDDLLEKVGFERGGSFLKDWDSMALKPALESFVDGDKFTVRIELAGIDPKNVDIKVADGVLTVKGSREQKIETESKKRDFFRREIRYGTFERSVSLPEGMKAEDLKAIYHDGILELSGPMPKESAPKEIKIEIQHSEPKQE; encoded by the coding sequence ATGGCACTTCTTGAAAAATGGAACCCTTCGCGCGAGATCGAGCGCTTTCGCCGCGAGTTCGATGATCTGCTTGAAAAAGTAGGCTTCGAGCGCGGCGGCTCGTTCCTCAAAGACTGGGACTCAATGGCGCTGAAGCCGGCGCTCGAGTCATTTGTCGATGGCGACAAGTTCACGGTGCGGATAGAACTGGCCGGTATCGATCCGAAGAACGTCGACATCAAGGTCGCCGACGGAGTGCTGACGGTTAAGGGCTCGCGCGAACAGAAGATCGAAACCGAAAGCAAAAAGCGCGACTTCTTCCGCCGTGAGATTCGTTACGGGACGTTTGAGCGATCGGTCTCACTTCCCGAAGGAATGAAGGCCGAGGATCTCAAGGCGATCTATCATGACGGAATCCTCGAGCTGAGCGGTCCGATGCCGAAGGAATCCGCGCCCAAGGAAATAAAGATCGAAATTCAGCACAGCGAACCGAAGCAAGAGTAG
- a CDS encoding TraR/DksA C4-type zinc finger protein — translation MKDSNQEGSQRRQVLRDLLTNLRIKETDRVRALREDRSGDVSEDPGDTLDEARADEDLELHAALIDRAENRLTEIHEALKRLDDGTYGICRKCKNEIELERLKAMPFAELCGKCVGIQREDRAPGEESREFESRWQPPEGIESRLGDKEPLEEPDRRASDLAGENFVPAAIAEPRRRSVRKAAARKKTSVLKKAAPIAKKLAPLALAAKKKAAAKKAATTKKKVALKKSAAAQRKAPAGKKIAARAKPLAKKKIVAKKSTARKKSPRR, via the coding sequence ATGAAAGATTCCAACCAGGAAGGCAGCCAGCGGCGGCAGGTTCTGCGCGACCTTCTGACCAACCTCCGCATCAAGGAAACCGACCGGGTACGTGCGTTGCGTGAGGATCGCTCCGGCGATGTTTCCGAGGACCCGGGCGACACACTTGATGAGGCCCGCGCCGACGAGGACCTCGAGCTCCACGCCGCGTTGATCGATCGCGCCGAAAATCGGCTCACGGAGATCCACGAAGCGCTGAAGCGCCTCGACGACGGGACCTACGGTATCTGCCGCAAGTGCAAAAACGAGATAGAGCTCGAGCGGCTGAAGGCGATGCCTTTCGCTGAACTCTGCGGCAAGTGCGTCGGAATTCAGCGCGAGGATCGCGCACCGGGCGAAGAGAGCCGGGAATTCGAAAGTCGATGGCAGCCGCCCGAGGGTATCGAGAGTCGGCTCGGCGACAAGGAGCCGCTCGAAGAGCCCGATCGCCGCGCATCGGACCTTGCCGGAGAGAACTTTGTCCCCGCAGCGATCGCCGAGCCCCGGCGCCGCAGCGTAAGAAAGGCCGCGGCCAGGAAGAAGACCTCGGTATTGAAGAAAGCCGCTCCAATCGCGAAAAAACTCGCGCCTTTGGCGCTCGCCGCGAAGAAGAAGGCCGCAGCGAAGAAAGCGGCTACAACGAAAAAGAAGGTTGCTCTTAAAAAGAGTGCGGCTGCGCAAAGGAAGGCGCCGGCCGGGAAAAAGATCGCCGCGCGCGCCAAGCCGCTCGCGAAGAAAAAGATCGTGGCGAAGAAATCCACTGCAAGAAAGAAATCGCCCCGGCGATAA